One window from the genome of Hydra vulgaris chromosome 02, alternate assembly HydraT2T_AEP encodes:
- the hychat-2 gene encoding carnitine O-acetyltransferase isoform X2, translating to MDSLSNFPMPQMNITASEIKQVIKLTLESIQFEQFLSEWEKNLDHLSLLHSDFIERIKEKENWTTEEFIHKLLSNRESIPNSTSVPFLLKQSQNHKDQTYYVSCLAMIIGILKSDDSVLKKYDNTKFSSLILESTQQSNMFSCRIPGKTKDTIYEDEKSKHALVLFKGCVFIVYILSSKGETLNFSEIYGQIKAITNYDGKLIPSVCKFTSLKRNKWNEIRENLLEKKRKSLKFMESSIATVIIEDRDCPSEYHEAIDHVKFGDKSGNMRYYDQIVNITVYKNCVAGLLLEHTVVDGYLMYVICQSLYYMGETCGEKTLIKKSFDEIKFNFNPIFFNLDDIEFDRSLCVSNNMKYFDFFGYEDTFTILKEQRLYEVWINFSLQLAIKRTFGTLKFLLVTPTHVRHFKNGRTNPTYIITKKSVKFLEELNSNPSSNEIINTFVEAVKEHKNKIKITKMGYSNGPHIGQFRNWLSNDGNILKALMEIFWSPSIYLTGYESAKGIDFATSNMYATNQLHVNYFGSENSVRIIMNANGILEKKLIELKNNFLKAMFDVQTVATKTAIALQMNALKN from the coding sequence ATGGActctttatcaaattttccaATGCCTCAAATGAATATAACAGCTAGCGAAATTAAACAAGTCATTAAATTGACGTTAGAGTCAATACAATTCGAGCAATTTTTAAGCGAATGGGAGAAAAATTTAGACCACCTTTCATTACTTCATTCTGACTTTAttgaaagaataaaagaaaaggaGAACTGGACAACTGAAGAGTTTATACATAAACTGCTATCCAATCGCGAGTCGATACCAAATTCAACATCAGTaccatttttattgaaacagaGTCAGAATCATAAGGATCAAACTTATTATGTATCTTGTCTAGCAATGATTATTGGAATATTGAAATCGGAtgattctgttttaaaaaaatacgacaatacaaaatttagttctttaattttagaaagtACGCAGCAATCAAATATGTTCAGTTGTCGAATTCCTGGAAAGACAAAAGATACAATTTACGAAGACGAAAAAAGCAAACACGCTcttgttctttttaaaggttgtgtttttattgtttatattttgtctTCTAAAGGTGAAACGTTAAACTTTTCTGAAATCTATGGGCAAATTAAAGCAATAACAAACTATGATGGTAAATTAATACCATCAGTATGCAAGTTTACTTCACTTAAACGCAATAAGTGGAATGAAATTCGTGAAAAtcttttagagaaaaaaagaaagtcttTAAAGTTTATGGAAAGTTCTATTGCGACAGTTATCATTGAAGATAGAGATTGCCCTTCTGAATATCATGAAGCGATTGATCATGTAAAGTTTGGAGATAAGTCTGGCAACATGCGTTATTATGatcaaatagttaatataactGTCTATAAAAATTGCGTGGCTGGTTTATTGCTAGAGCATACAGTTGTTGATGGATATTTGATGTATGTTATTTGTCAGTCTCTTTATTATATGGGCGAAACTTGTGGAGAAAAAacactgataaaaaaaagttttgatgaaataaaattcaatttcaaCCCCATCTTTTTTAATCTTGATGACATAGAATTTGATAGAAGTCTTTGCGTgagtaataatatgaaatattttgacttttttggatATGAAGATACTTTCACAATATTAAAAGAACAAAGGTTATACGAAGTTTGGATTAATTTTAGTTTGCAATTAGCAATTAAGCGAACATTTGGaactctaaaatttttgttagttactCCAACACATGTAAGACATTTCAAAAATGGCCGAACGAATCCAACctacataataacaaaaaaatcagtGAAGTTTCTAGAAGAATTGAATTCTAATCCATCAAgtaatgaaataattaatactTTTGTTGAAGCTGTCAAagagcataaaaataaaataaaaataacaaaaatgggTTATTCAAATGGTCCACACATTGGGCAATTTCGAAATTGGCTTTCAAACGATGGAAATATATTGAAAGCACTTATGGAAATTTTTTGGTCTCCGTCTATATATTTAACAGGATATGAATCAGCAAAAGGAATTGACTTTGCAACTTCAAATATGTACGCTACAAatcaattacatgtaaattaTTTTGGTTCAGAAAACAGTGTTCGAATTATTATGAATGCCAATGgtatacttgaaaaaaaattaatagaattgaaaaataactttttaaaagccATGTTTGATGTTCAAACAGTTGCTACTAAAACTGCAATAGCTCTTCAAATGAATGcactaaaaaattga